The Oncorhynchus keta strain PuntledgeMale-10-30-2019 chromosome 28, Oket_V2, whole genome shotgun sequence DNA segment ttgaccctgttattagcaggacaatatatattggtcatattGATCATGGCACCCGAGTGGGTCACAATGGGACTGCCTTGCAGTTCTCCAGCTGTATCCACTGAAAGCATGTAAGGTTTAAGGCACGAGGACAGGGGGCACGGCATGGGCAGCAGATCTGCGCACAGAAGAAGGACGTAGCccatggggaagggaggagaggggggtggcaCCACACTGGCAACATTTTAAGgggcattgcactaataatggCGCTGACTTGGGAAACGTTCCCACTGTTctgttcttagtgccagtctgcacgttcaaactaaaacaatgtaactaataatggcatctttatgctttcattaataaaataatgataagaaatactctttcaaaatgccaaTGTTTATTTAGTTGTGGATCCATAACAAATTACTattgggaataaatatcactgaattacagaaatatcctCCAATTGTCTATATGCAATTATTGGCAGAGAGTCACATCATATTTTtcaatatactgtaggcctaccgtaggcAACATGattctcactagtgttgagtaatgtgctgttaaaagtggtgtaggtcttgtttatttaaagagcatattgaagaTAGAAGCAATAGGATTTAAAGCAATGGCCTTCAACTATTTTAGCACCGTTTtgtgctgctctgagacaagcatggtgactggtcttgataaatcaataagatctttattttcactgaatctcagTTTGGGTATTAGTTAGACTAGAATTAGAAAATTAGggtgtagaaatgttatgctcttagtgtaaccttttttttaactagacaagtcagttatgaacaaaatCTAATTCACAAGGACAGCCAAGTCTTTCCTCCCCATCAGGGAATTGAACCCCAGTCTCCCGCGTGCCCGCAGGAGACTGGAtttttagctaaatagcccagtactgtaaTCCCAACctaacattaaaataacattgtaCAGCGCCATGATTTCGGTTTCATCCTAATggaaacccagagggtttttcgttttccttggaatagaaacaccataacaTTAAGCAAATTAATTAAGCaagttccagtcaaaagtttggacacctactcattccagtttttctttatttttactattttccatattgtagaataacagtgaatacATCACAActgtgaagtaacacatatggaatcagttaagaacaaattcttgggAATTGAACCCTGGTCTCCCGCGCGCCCGCATTGTCTAGTACAGATGttattgaaggctatcaaattcttctcaaagatgccctctggtggtcaaactagcactaacttaGCATTAATGATACCAGTGGTGCacacttaaataacgtgccatagaattctgcagcACCATGCAAGCTGCGCCGCAGTACACTGCAAGTTTTAAAAGAGGAACCACTGTATGTACACAGTCTGTACATGTGTGTTCAGTAATACCCTCCTGATTTAATATTATTGGTGATATCATGCTGATAACTTGAATGTCTGTATGTGACTGGCTCACCTGCCCCCAACTTAGAACTTTAAGGAGTTTCAGGATCCAGAGCCAGGGAAGACACAGGAACTGTATGCCCAAATGGATGACATCCTGGATAGGGTGACTCAAAACAACTTCCAGCAATCAATGAATGCAATAACTGAGTTCACCATTAACACAGAGGGCAAACTGAGGGCCATTACTGACCTCATATATGAGAGGGCCATATCACACCCTGCCAGCTCTGTGGTCTATGCCAACATGTGCCACTACCTCATGGGGGTAAGTCTGTATCTGTACAATTCTCCGTCTGTCTGTATtttgtctgtctctcacagagGTGATTGCAATTTTTTTGTCAAATGCCAATGACCAGACATGGAGAAGAGTTGGAAATCTTACAGGTTTTGCCTTTAATCAACTGTTACAGTGCAAAGGGTTTAACACTTTCTAGGGCAGTGTTCCCCAACTGGCGGGTCTTTTATTTATAATTACATTTTATTCATAAAATCTGTTTTTATTGTTGGGCACATGACtaactgtaaaaacaccaggaaatcaactCTAAGtcattttaattttggaaatctgttcaaGTGTTTCCACGCATAATAGatacacgtgatcatatacaaatgtaagcaaggtttgaaatgaatGTTTTAGTCCGGTTTCTTTCGGTCACTAATACtgattatgttccggccccccgaCCATCCTATAAAGAGAAAAAAATctgcccgcggctgaatctaatTGCTGATCCCTGGTCTAAGGAGTCGGGCATAGGCAATGATTCAAAGGTAAATGCACAGGAGCCAGGTGCAAACAAAGAGGCTTATAGTAAGAAAATGCAAATGAAATCCTGGCTCTTAGACTTTAAATTTAGAAAACAAAAGCATGAATAAAGGTCTCAGCCATTCTGCTCTACCTAGCGGTGAGAGTTGCACACCTTTAAGTCTTTATGCAGTCAATTAGAGTGTTGCCACACCCTTGTAAGGGAACAGTGCTCAGCTGGAGCTTGTTCCCAAGCCAACATTCCTGGTCCTGGCTTGGCCCTGCTGCACCACACCCACCAATTAGTTTTTACCCCACCCCCCTCGCATATCTTCCCCCCTCAGCTCAAAGTACCCATGGTTGCCGTACCAGGAGTGACATTAAATGTCCGCAAGATACTTCTGAACCGAGTCAAGACAGACTTTGAGAACATGGGGAGGGACAGTCATGAAATCTCGCAGAAGAAGATGGACGCCATCACCAAGGTATCACATTCATCTCTTTAGACGCACTGCCCATTACATTATAGACCAACACTTTGAGAAATTCTGATCTGAATGATATTAATCCCTTAGCATTTCACTGATGCTCTAATGCATCATTGATTATGTGCCTTAACCTTGCATGGTGTTCTTCCCGTGAATTGATAATTGGAAAATGTTTTCTTATCTAACTAGTCACCAATTGTATAGTTTAATTTGTTTACTGATTCCTTCCAGGAGGAGGACGGCCAGCAACTGAGGGAAGAGCTGGAGGAGGTCAAGGCGAAGGGTCGGAGACAGTCTCTAGGCAATATCCAGTTCATGTGCGAGTTGTACAGGTTGAAGATGATTACGGAGGCCATCATGCATGACACCATCGTAAAGCTGTTGATAGAACCACGACGAGGATTCGCTGGAGTGTTTGTGCACCTTACTCTCCACCATCGGCAAGGAATTGGCCAGGGTACAacattgtctctctctgtccatcactcCCATCGGTCTGTTTTTTATCTTTTTTATTCAGTTTAAATCAATGATAGCAAAATCAATGCCATTTAATAAGTACAGTGCATAATTGTTTTATCACAGATGATCTGATAGATTCATCCAATAGATTAAAATCTATAAATCAGTCAAAAGCATTCACTTGGGCTGTCTACTTCCACAGCCCAGAATGGATGAGTACTGCAACCAGATTGAGAAGATCGTGAAGAATAGGACAACCTCCCCCAGAATCACAAGCATGCTGCAAAATGTGATGGATCTCCGAAAGGTATGACCAGTTATTCTTCTTTCCTCTTTTAACATCCATATCTAACGTCTTGGTTGTCTCTCTTTTTGCTCTGTGCTCTAAAGCCGTAATATGTAGTTTGTATGTGTAGCGTGGTTCGTTCTGCATTGTGTACTTTTAATTAGGACGCTGCCACAACTGGAGGTCTGCTGGttgaattatttttttatttgcccTGCACACGAAGAGACAACACATATTATGTTAACCCTTGGCGCAGTCCTAGCTCTCAGGCACCTTACTAGCCGAATGTCAGGCAAAAGAGCCCCAAAAGGAAATAACAGGTGCTGTGTGCACACATTCAATGCAAAACAGCACACCATACAATACAAGTAAAATGATACAGAACATAATTCAGACAAAATAAAAGACATAGATGCACACGAAGAGACAACACACATTATGTTAACCCTTAGTCCTAGCTCTCAGGCACCtggacactcactcaaacactgtCCCAAGTACTCACAAGTTACAATAGCTAGTTAGCAAGCTTTGTGAAATTTGTTAACATAAATCTTTATATTATCCACATTGTAACAAACTTATGGTAGCATAACAGTACATTGTGTAACATTATGACGGTTTTATATTAAACAATTTCGGAGCCAAGGACAACATACCTTGCTAGCTGAAGGTCAGGCAAAACAGAACAATATTATAAGGGAGTATGGAAATACAGATAACCCGCGATGGACCAAACCGAAATATACAAAACTTTTACAATCACATGTATGTACAATATTGATATGAAAAAGTGTACACCACCAAAGAAAAACATTAGCTATGCAGCTGTAATTCAATTTAAAAAATTCACtgaataataattattattatcaaaTTATTAACATCCTCTCTTGACCTTGTCTATTTGAATTGGTCCTTGTGTGCAACTTGGTGCATAATCTAGGGGAACAACATCACACTGCTACATATGCATCCATTTCAGGAATTACAGTTCTGTAAAGTTCTATAATTGATTAATTATTGCATTGTCTTTTTATGTAATATtaataatgttgtgtgtgtggtggggtgtgtgtgtgtggtggtggtggggggggggggtgtacgcATTTTCTCTCTAGACCGAAATACCCCAGCTTGCTGAAAAGATGGAGAAGATCAGACTGCAAGCTGACGATGATGCTGACGATCACACTGGACCTGCACATACGGAACCTGTTTTGCGGCCTCATTATAAGTCATCACCCATGAAGCAACAGGAGCTGGTTAGCATATTTACCCCACTGCAGGAGAATGTATGTCCTCATGGTGATAAGCTGAAAGCTGAAGACCATGAGACAGACTCTGCAGGGCGGTCTACCAAGAAGGTATTCATGGGATACCGTAATAGGCTAAGGATAAGCGGTACATAGAAATGTTGCAGGCTTTACCCATCAGCTGGTGTAGATAGACATATTTCAATCTGAATAAAGACCAAGGGATATGTTTTGGTCCATTGTGTGATGCCAATTACAACTGTCTGTATGTTTGTCCACAGAAAAAGGTTAGTGTGCCCTTTAAAACATGCCATCAGataatccaggagagagaggaggagctacAGAAACTGAGACAGGAAGTGGAGTCTCTAAAGGTCAGacatcaggggtgtattcattagtcggattccattgcaaaacgttttgtAACGAAAATAAGAATTTCTATTGCACAGagttaacatttaagtcattacatttaagtcatttagcagacgctcttatccagagcgacttacaaattggtgcattcaccttatgacatccagtggaacagccactttacaatagtgcatctaaatcttttaagggggggggggtgagaaggattacttatcctatcctaggtattccttaaagaggtggggttaagTTAAGTGTTAAAAAGAGGGGCAAAGTTCTACACAAATACCTACACATTGCAGTGCTGCTGCAGGCTCTTTGCATATCTTGACAAATCAGATTCACGGAAATCACAGGTTGCGCATATCGGGCACAACGCAACAAGCTCAAGTCGCGCTCTCCACTTTGCTCTGGTATTTATTTAACAAGCTGATAACACATCACTcccaacaaaaacaagaaaaaactCTTACATACACGTGGCAGCCTATACACCTATACATTTGCGATCTGACATGCTATATTGCATGGAAACAAGACTATTTTTCAGTTTAATCAACTAAGCTACTTACATCAGAAGCTGCGTAGTCTAACATATTATGCACCCCCCTCCCCAGTCCTGCTTTTAAAAGATAATTTATATGAACAAGTTCAGCTTGACAGGGTTTTCATCTTCCCcaaggccaggagtttttccaaaagtttttttttaaccatGTGACCTGATTAGAACAACTCTGGTCCTGTCAGGTGAATCACGTCATACTGTATAAGGTCCGGAGTTTCTTCTCCTTCAATGAGGAATCAAGCAAGTACAATTGATATTCATCCCATGGCTCCGTTATTCTCCACCGTTCTCCCAAAGTGTACAGTTGCACACTCCCCGTAATGGATTTAACAATGATGGATTTAACTCCCTCCAGCCAATGCATTTCAATTATAATCAAGACAGGGAGTATGCAAGTCCATACTTTGGGGGAAGTGTGGAGAGTCGGAACAAAGCAGATGCTTACCAAACTTTCTGAGACAAACACCTTGAAATGGACgactctttctcgctctctgtcttttGACAGTGCTTATCTCAGGCTACAGAGGTTCTTCACCAAATTGATTGAGACAAGGTGCTCAGAGGTGAGAGAGTGGATCCAAGCCAAAGAGAAGGAGATGGTGAGTGAGGCTGAGGGACTCATACAGACACTCGAGAAGGAGCTTGATGAGCTGAAGATGACTGAAACAGAGGCTAGGCAGCTTCCACACATAGAGGACGTCCCCCATTTCTTCCAGGTAAGATCAGGAGCTCTCTAATAAAGTGTTACAGGTTTTCAAAAGACAGATTGACCATTGATATTAAGAAGTTAACATTTTTCGATCAGTTTGAACCAATAGCAATTACTTCTCTGTATTGGTAGTCATACATATCGTTCTTACATAAGTGTTCACCCCCTAGGATTATTTTGCGGTGGGTAATATTTCCATATACGGTACCTGTCAAAagttggatacacctactcattcatagGTTTaactttattttgactattttccacgttgtacaataatagtgaagacatcaaaactatgaaataacacatggaatcatgtagtaaccaaaagagtgttgaacaaatcaaaatatatttatatttgagattcttcaaaatagccaccctttgccttgacagctttgcacactcttggctttctctcaaccagtttcatgagatagtcacctggaatgcatttcaattaacaggtgtgacttgTTAAAAGCTCATTTtaatggaatttctttccttcataatgcgtttgtgccaatcagttgttgtgacaaggtaggggtagtttacagaagatagccctatttggtaaaataccaagtccatattatggcaagaacagctcaaataataagcaaagagaaacgacagtccatcattactttaagacataaaggtcagtcaatccagaataTTTCACGAACTTTGAAAgattttcaagtgcagtcgcaaaaaccatcaagcgctatgatgcaactggctctcatgaggaccgccacaggaacggaagatccagagttacctctgctgcagaggataagttcattagagttactagcctcagaaattgtatcccaaataaatgcttcacagagttcaagtaacagacacatctcaatatcaactgttcagaggagacagcgtgAATCAGACCTACATGgtcaaattactgcaaagaaaccactactaaaggaccaataagaagaagagacttgcttgggccaagaaacacaagcaatggacgttagaccggtggaaatatgtccaaatttgagatttttggttccaaccactgtgtgagatgcagagtaggtgaacagatgatctccatgTGTAgttcctaccgtgaagcatggatgaggaggtatggtggtgctttgctggtgacactgtgtgacttatttagaattcaaggtacacttaaccagcatggctaccacagcattctgcagcgatatgccatgccatctggtttgcgcttagtgagactatcatttgtttttcaacaggacaatgacccaacacaccaccaggctgtgtaagggctatttgaccaaaaaggagagtgatggagtgctgcatcagatgacctggcctccacaaacacctgacctcaacccaattgagatggtttgagttAGACCTCggtgtgaaggaaaagcagccaacaaatgctcaacatatgtgggaactccttcaagactgttagtgAGGGTGGTTGAGgcaatgccaagagtttgcaaagctgtcaaggcaaagggtggctattttgaagaatctcaaatataaatatattttgatttgttcaacactcttttggttactacatgattccatatgtgttatttcatagttttaatgtcttcactattattctacaatgtagaaaatataacaTTTTGAAGAATGAGGGGTGAAGTATGTATATGGGTGAATCTACAGAAGTGGTGCAAATTACAGTCCCACCCCCCAAAAACGataaacaacaaacaactctTCAAAAATGGGACATTTATTTACATAATGATGTGTTCTAATGCAATTCAAGGCATTAAATAACATATTGTTAAATTAATATTGTACAAAGTCAttgtttatacacctgttcataTTAAGGTGGCTGTCCCAAACTGCCCCAGACTCCTAAACTTCAAGTTTGAAAATAAAGCAATTCATGATTTTTgtaataaaaacattttaaaacactATCTTATCTTGGCGTCTGTGACggcatgggcagcaccattgaggtTATCTCCATTTTAAAAGTTGCATgtcccatgctctaccaactgagctacagaggaccaccatgtggacaagtgcacacttcaggagaacGTTTTTAAAGTATTGAGATTCATAGCCAGCAGGGGGGCTTAAATCCTCCAAGATATCAAACTTTGACATCTAATTGGCCAAAACATAGATGTCTATAAtgttctgtactgtattctacattACTAtgctatactgtactctattttACTCAAGTTTAAAAGTTGACTTGAGGTTCTTACAACTGAAGAAGGGGCCCATGGACTCTTCATCTAGTGGTCTTGAGACCACTCAAAACCACACATTAGGTCTTTAAAGAGCGACTTCCCCTAAAAGCAACTTCTCGTTTTGAAAACGGCCTATGGTAGCATCGATATGAGCAGTACTGACTGGCTGAGTAGTAGTGCAGCTGGATATATTTCAAATTTCAACAGACATGCATTGCTTTAGTAGCCTGGCATAACCATCCTGATAATGGCTCTTTTCCAATTCAATTAATTTCTATAAACTCTGAATAGAATAGGAATGGAGTTATAggcctcctcaggctggttaggCAGGTTATTGGTTATTTTCAAATGTTCACATCATAAGGCTATTTCACAGAAAAACATGGTCAGTCAGGTGCATCGCAAGTTCAGAACGTGGACTTCTGGACAGTGACATGTTAAACTAAAGCACTGATCATTGGGAACAAAATCAGAATGACTCCTTAGGGAAAGAAGGTTTAATCCATAAATCTAAATAACAAAGTAGGAAGTCTAGCCTACAAAACCCCAAAATTCGAAATGGTAAACTCTAAAGGCCTGACtggattattattttatttaactaggcaagtccgttaagaacaaattcttatttacaatgacggcctaccagaaggcaaaaggcctcctacaAGGACGGtggctgggatttaaaaaaaaaaaaaaaaatgtaggacAAAACCTGgataacgctgggccaattgtgcgtcccCCTGTGGGATTcctaatcacggccggatgtgatgcagcctggattcgaatcagggactgtagtgatgcctcttgcactgagatgcagtgccttagacccagTACTGTACCGCCTTGTTCATAGATTTATCTAAAGCTTTTGACACTGTAGACCATGCAATACTTTTGGGTAAGCTGTCGTCAATAGGACTGGGACTGGATGCCTGTCGTTTGTTTCATGACTATCTAAAGGATAGAAGTCCGGCTGTTAGAGTCGACGACATCCAGTCAGAGCCGTTGGAGTTGGTTAAAGGGGTCCCACAAGGTTCTATACTTGGTCCATTACTGTCCACTCTTTACATAAACAATATTGGTGATGAGGTAAGAAAGTGTCAAATTCATTTatatgctgatgacactgtcatgTACTCTATCGCTTCAATGGCTGACCAAGCATTGTCACTATTGGAGACAGATTTTAAGATATTACAAGGGTATTTTATACAGCTGAAACTTGTTTTAAATGCAAAGAAAACACATTTTATGATTTTTAATAGGTTCAAAAAGTTGGTTGAAAATACACTTGCACTTACGAGCTTAGATGGTTCTCAAATTAATCAGGTCTCTGCATATAAATCCTTAGGGACATGTTTGGATGATGATGTAAACGGCTAAAAATCAAGCTGGGCTTCCTCTATAGAAACAGGACATGCTTGTCCTCTACAAATAGAAGACAAATTGTGCAAGCTACTTTTATGTCTGTTATAGATTATGGGGATATTATTTACATGCATGCTACGGCATCAACACTTAAATCGCTGGATGCTACTTATCATTGCGCACTTAGGTTTATTACGGGTGCTagctacagaactcaccactgtgttttatatcataaTGTGGGTTGGACTTCGTAGTCGTGAGACGAGAACAACATGCTCTCGTGTTTGTCTATAAAGCACTTCTGAATAAGCGACCTTCTTATTTATCATCACTCATCAATATTAGAATTAGAATTCCTAAAACCAGGTCTCAAGCATGGATTACACTTGAGGCCCATGCGATTTCCACAGAGTTGGGTATGGCTGCCTTTTCCTGTTACGCTCCTTGCCTATGGAATAGCCTGCAGACTAAACGTAAACTTGAGACTCTTGTCCCCCTTGCtcattttaaatatttattggagcatttttatttttgtatggCTTTCAGGTAATGCAAGTTCTTGTGCTGTTAGTAGAGCAACCTATGTGTAAATGAAATATGTTGCTgtactttttctttttttttggtgTTGTCTGTGATCGTTTTGTTTGTCTTTAGTTTTTCTAATCATTGCACCtaaactgtatgtgtaaacatgtatacgcagggcccagctgtaaaagagacctcagtctcagtctgtgttccttgttgaaataaaggtatagtaatagaccgctgcgccactaggGAGCCCTGAGCCcttcactttttacacattttgttatgttaaagccttgttctaaaatgtattaaattgtttttttcccctcatcaatctacacacaataccccataatgacaaag contains these protein-coding regions:
- the LOC118361460 gene encoding eukaryotic translation initiation factor 4 gamma 3-like, which produces MRLDLETVIYSKSYTEEILRKHTEEILRKHMLRNQHLVSMNTKKMSGRKTRKQEAQSPAPSSSRQDLNFKEFQDPEPGKTQELYAQMDDILDRVTQNNFQQSMNAITEFTINTEGKLRAITDLIYERAISHPASSVVYANMCHYLMGLKVPMVAVPGVTLNVRKILLNRVKTDFENMGRDSHEISQKKMDAITKEEDGQQLREELEEVKAKGRRQSLGNIQFMCELYRLKMITEAIMHDTIVKLLIEPRRGFAGVFVHLTLHHRQGIGQGTTLSLSVHHSHRPEWMSTATRLRRS